DNA from Carassius gibelio isolate Cgi1373 ecotype wild population from Czech Republic chromosome B8, carGib1.2-hapl.c, whole genome shotgun sequence:
TTATcgtttaaatcattatttacttttttatataaaaaatatttttcaaaaagtataaaatattttattaagatgttatttaataatacaatattttaatgatatatttaataatataattaataaatgttcatgaattcatttaaaatatataggctaacacatttttttttctgaagatgaataaatattgGTAACCTTTTATTTCACAGTGTCTTTATTATATGTAACATGTACTTGTGGTAATAATAGTTAACCCTACCCCTACAAGTACACTTTGTACTCAGTACTTGCGCAATTACATTTCAACttgcaccttaaaataaagtgtaacctaaatatttaattatattattttcaacttattatatcttttatattttatttagatatatttgtatatgtatattattttaagcGTGATTGTAATCGTTTAAATCATTagcaaatgaacacattttttaaGGGAAAATATAACAAAATCTGAAACCTGTTCAAACCTGTTCTTTTCACGGTTTTATGTCATTCCGAAGTTCACCAACAGATGGCGCGCGCGCACTAATTCATTTTTCGTCTGTGTTGCTTCCCTTTGAGAGCCTCTCCAACATTTTTCTCCCAAACCTGGACTCATGAGCTGTCTGCAGTGTTTCCTTTTAAATCCGGTTAGACACACAGATGTCTCTAGCCGTGGAACTTAACACACTCTCCTGGCAGAAAACACAGGTAAcgtgagagagaaagtgaaggagaaatgaaacattttaaccGCTGCCATGCAACACCTAATtgccaaattattttattttttcagaacatttcTCGGAGTATTAAGAGCAAGCGTCTAGGTTGCAGACTTTGGGTTTCTACGaagtaaatactaaaataaatatttaccaaaTAAATCTAAAGCAAGCAGAACAACCAAATGCCTTCCGTTTCATTCTGTTATATTTATAAGTGAGATATTCATCGACACTTAGCAAAGAAATTGTAGCCCTAGTTTCGTTTTAGTGCCACAATCTCAGAAAAAAGGTATAAAACTCACTGGCGCGGTATTATTTTAAAGggtacaaaaattaaccatggttttattttattaacagttGTTTTTACCATTACTATAACCATATATTTACTACAAATGCCATtattaaactatggttagtgctGCAAAATCATAGTTCATTTGTGGTTAACTAGGCTATAATAACcacgtttgtttgtgtgttgccttttttttctgtttttctttttagaaaaacGAATTAATTTTCCTTCACACATGATATGCTCCTCAACGCGAGTCgaagactgacatggaagagaTGAGAtggttgaataaagttgttttttttttttgttgaagcttcataaaattaagtttgaaccactgatgtcacatgtcatGGACTCTTTTAActatgtccttactacctttccgGACCTTGAACATGGTGGTTGCATTGTGGTCTATGTGcagggtcagaaaaaaaaaaacaacttaatttgtgttctgaagatgaaaaggTTTTATGGATTTGGAAGGACATGAatgcgagtaattaatgacagaattttcatttttaggtaaaatatccctttaaaatgcTAATGTGTACGATTTAGATGTAAATATATACCTTttaacttttgaactttttttcttgAGAGAGTATAGTGAAAATATTCATGAAGTAGATGAGCTGTTTCTTTCAGAGCGCATGACTTGCAGGATAGTAACCAGACTTGTCCGTTTCATTGTTTTCAAATCAGCAAGGACACTGTGGGTTGTGTGGACAAGCAATTATTTGACCCTGAAACATTTAGCATAAGATCAAGAATGACGTTCCCTCGTTTCAACAGCCCTTGAGATGCCATATAAACGTCAGCTCTCAAACCTCCCGTTCAAAGCATGCAATGCAAAAGGTCAACAAGCAAGTCGAGGCAATAAATGGTAAGGGTGGGTGGCTTTGATGGGCTTAATTGGCCTGAAGATCCAGTGCAGGAGAGCAGAGACTCACGGCCAATTACTTACAATGTCCTGAGAGGCGGACTGTGAGAGTGGGCTACACAGATCCAATCAGCTTCACGCAGTGTTGCTAAGTATGCACCGCTCGCCAAATTGCCTGATCTGCTTTCCCTATCAGCCGGGGTCCTGCTGCTTCTCTATCCACTTAGCAGAGACCGGAGAGCTTCTATCTGGTCCTTGCTGGACGCCTGCTCTTCCCCTCGCTCCCGGTACATTAAGGCTTTCGTGGTGTTGACCTGGCCTTCATAATGCATCAGGCCTTCTCCACAGCATGGCTCTCAATAATGTAGTTAAGTTAGTCTGTCATACACATCACGCCAACATCGTACTAATGGACCCCTTGTGCTGTAGGTTACAGTTTGTTCCTGTTTTCCTTTACAATGCTGTGAAATGAGAATGAAGACAACTTCCTGAGGTGTTATGAACTGGATATTTATGTGTAAGGCAGATGATTCATTTATTCACATGATGTCCATTAACTCCATGGCAGACCACAGAAACAATagtatattaaaagtaaaaaagtatatcaatcatattaatattataatatatatatatatatatatatatatatatatatatatatatatatatatatatatatatatatatatagatagatagatagatagatagatagacacacagttttctgaagattttttatttgtgcactagaagtttggggtctgtaagatttaacttttgctcaccaaggcttcttttatttgatttaaaatacattaaaatagtattattgtgacatattattacaaattaaaataactgtttgctatttgaatatatatacaaaatagtgtaataaaaaagttataattttttatttaaaaagtaatttattcctgtgatagaaaagctgaattttcagcatcattacttcaatcttcagtgtcacatgatcattcagaaatcattccaatatactgatttggtgctcaagaaacatttcttattttttttatcagtgttgcaaacagctgcttaatattttcacaaTCCTTTGATGAaccgaaagttcaaaagaacagcatttatttgaaatggtatTTTTTGCAATACTAAAAATGTCTTTGTCatattttttaatagatttaatgcatcttttatgaataaaataatttatagtaAAAAGTTACATtgtaaataattcatattttaaaattctaatgaataaaataagttagtaactattattttattttataataaatacaattcaatTGTAATAATTTCTATTCACTACAAAGGCAGAAAGGCACTAAAAAGGCACTACACTTTTCCTCATCTGTAACAATATTGTGGACTATAGGTTTAGTAGAACTCATTTTTATGGTATATTGCTTTATAAATGTAGACTCTTGGGTGGCCATAATGCAAGTCTAACACGTTTTCTTCTTTCACTTCTATTGCTTGCTTAAAAATGAATTTTGTTAACATGCTGGAGGCTTTTTTCAGTTGTTGTTCCCAATCAATCTTGTgttcatggctatttctgtttattttttaccAGTCCGTCCTCACCTTGAGGGAAATGATGCTTGAAAAGCCGAAACATATATTTTCACAGTAATACCCAAGTGCACAGTACACACATTCAGTATACTAGTATTACTTGCAACAAGATGAACTTAACAGTCCATGTCTATACATAAAACATGAAACAACCATCAGCATATGGCTACAGATAATCTAATAATTTGAAGCTATCGTTATGAAATTgaagaaaacagaacaaagcaAATGCTGAAAATTAAGATCATCTGAGGTATGAGGAATTCAACCATTTCCAAATAGCAAACTGTACAAACGTTTCAATAACAAACCTGAATCAAGTTCTTTATAATGTCTCTAGTAATGCTCAGCAGTGTGCATCAATAAGGCAAATacatcatttgatcaaaaattggCACAAAACTGCTCCAAAAACTATCTAGTCACATACAGGACTAACCGTACAGAAGATTAAATGTACTAGCATGTCTATATCATCTGCATTCGTCAACTTGCATGTACAGACAGGCATTTAACTGCCTATGCATTTTCAGAATTTCGCAAAAGACAGAGATTCATAAGAAAATGCTACATGAGAAGGAAAGCGATAGGAGCAGCACATTCAGCGAAGCTTAAATGCATATCGTACACAACGTACCATGAGAGCTTAAGACATTTCCATTAAAACATGAACATGCTGGTTTCACAGCAATGGCAGCAGCAGAAGAGTTGTATAATACTTGATATTTCTCAATAAGGCGATATCTTTACATATAGAAGAATGGCATGTTGCTAACCACAGTGTTAAGATTGACTACATCATGTATAGGCCTACTATGAatcatatatacacaaaataaacatgTGCAGGACTTCCTAAGTGAAATCGTTACTCCTTATCCTCACTGATTTAGCTTATGtccggttgtgtgtgtgtggaggcacATAGAGTATAGGCCattaaaaatcagttttatataacagaaatatatatatatatatatataataattaatatttctgcatgtcataatataaaagtaaatattttaacagtttttttttctttttctccagcTCAATATAagaaaaagctaaatattttctcctgtaccatttttttttcatctctactGCAGTATCTACACTACATATATCTCTAATATGAGCTTCAGCATCAAGTCTTTCCCTCCAGCTCACTGTTCAACAGTTTTTTGGTCACATATGTCTTCGGTGTATCTGTGTGTTCGCACAATAACAAAGGCTCAGCATCATAATTATGGCACTTCATTCTACTGTGGTACAATAGAACAGACAAATTGTactctaaataaattattaaatcaaacaATACACTTGATAAGCCTGAGCTGTTATTATGAGAACACATACACTACCCTCCAAAAGCAATTTAAAgaagttttgtatttaaattgatttttctcTGTAAACAAATCTGTGGATCTGAGATTAACTCCAGAATTTACTTGTGGACTATCAAGAACTCCTTAAGTTCTCCAGAATGTTAAACTACGTGCaggttaaaaataacagtacattttagaCCTTTTGCATACTAAGGAAGAAAACTGACCACAAAGTCTGCCCTAGACATGCAGGTTCTGCTTATGGCCTCTGTACAGATCTGGCAGAACATCAACAGGGAACGATCAGCCGTGTTCTGTGATGTCCGTAAATAGCAAAGTATGGGAAGTCATTTACAAAGATCAGTTCATCCAAAACAATATTCTGCCATTGTTTTTATGCACTCTCATGTTGTTGTAGAGTGTTATTTTAGGTTTACAAATTGGACTATACAACAAGTCATCCCTGAATTGTTCCAGAACTGACTgacttcactcttaaaaataaagattattttttgGCATTTAGGATTCTATGCAGAACCttgaacatccatggaacctttcaaatgcagaaatctatctatctatctaattttgtttttttttttattctaaaaaaaattcttttagttactgttcactgaaaggttctttgtggaaccttTTATTTTTAAGCGTGTTCATGACCCAGTCTCAATGGAACTGAACATTATCACTGAATAACAGCTTCAATTTTGGTTTGTTCATCACACAAAGTCATATTGATGACTTTTATGGGTCTTTAAAGTCATGCTCTTTTGTTTTAGTAAATGATGAGGCTGTGATCTGCCTTAAGAATCAGTTTAAATATAGATTGAATTGAACtactgaactattcctttagctTCTGTTGGAATATGCAATATTAATCATTAAGTGCAATTCATTGTGTCAAATGATTTGCCAAACTGGCGGTGTACCTTTAATATACTTGTTAAAGTTTGGGGCACAAATAACCTAAAAATTGGAATAAAAATCAAACACTTTGGGGGCACAAATAAATCAATTCAAAATCAGAAGAAAATTAACTGCTTTTGGAAGGCACTGTAAGTCTGCAACTACAATAGACACCTGAAACAAATCAGGAGCCAGTATGCAAGGATCATAGGCAAACCAAATCTAAAGCCTCCTTCTTAACCATCATATACCTCTACTGTGATCCTCTAAAAACAGAGAACATGTAAGAGTCACAAAGCGCTCAAAATAAGCTCATCTATACAACTTAACAAGCAATACTTTTTCTGTACAAACTTATCAACAGCACAGAATTACATTTGTGAGAAATTCACAGACTGGGTGGCTTGAGAACTCTTGAAAGTCAattgttgtaaataaaaaaaaaaagtttttaattctcCAGTTATTATTTCTTCTattataatgcatgatttcataaaAGAGCTGTAGTTAAAAGCAGCTTTTGAGGCTGTGGTGCTGTTTCTAGAGGACATCACACAATTAACTGTCCTGACAAGAATTATAGCCTTATTTAATGGCAAGTCTTTGTCTAATAAAACAAGTCCAAAAATTGGCACATCTTTCCCAGCTATCCTGTAATGTAACTCCCATTGTAAATGCACATATACATTTATAGTGTCTTCTTCAATATAAAACTGCTACATGCACAAAGATAACACATAAGAAAACTTGCCATACAGTTTGCATTGCACAGCAAAGACTCTACAAGCGCCGTCTTTTCACAATTCCCCTGGatacattaatacaaataaagacaAGTTCATTTGTCACTTTTTGAACAAGCAAAGGTAACACCTTGTTCAGTGGgctaatataattacaaaaaatagtCTCAACATTTTCTAGTAATGATCTCAAATATTAcactcatatattttatatatattttttagtgttttagcatactgaaaaagttcatttttctGAGTTTATCCATCTGGCTATGGCAGAGGATGAAATGTGCAGAACGGATGCAGCGCTCAAAACGGCTCCCATAAATCTGAGGAAGCAGGTTCCCttaacaagataaaaaaatatcgACTCGTCCACAAAACTCAAATAATTTGAtttcaagaaaaatatttttgggaACCTTAATATGATGCAATGGAATATTTGTAAAATTCCGTATGCGAGCAAATCCAGGTTGAGGAAATCACAGTAAAGCGATACGACTTTCACTTGTGTgtaaacaatttagtttaaagatATGTTTGGATTTATCTCATTGAATCTGTTTCATCCCAATGCCACTGTAGCTCTAGATCTGTatctttgtaataaaataaacacattttctaaATGGTTCTCTGACACAGCAAGCGAGCATATttctgtagtgttttttttttctttttttttttgcatgtaaccAGCTGATGTTTCTGATTGTAAAATGCTAACACATTTAAACTCTCTTGGCGAGCTAGCGTAGCACTACTGCAACAGCTAACAGAAAATAAACCTTTTCAGCTCCTTCCATTTTGTAGCGTACAGCAGAGAAAATTAATGTGCAGGATTTCCATCCCGTGTCGCGCCATTCATGCAACTTTGGTTTCCAGCAGTGAGAAGGTACAGTACAACAAGACCATGAACTTTGCACCTTTTAGTTCCTTCACGGGGTCAGGTTTCCCAGAAAGTCTGGGGTGAGATATCCCATGGGCATGGTTGGCATTGCTGGGAGGTGTTTGTTTGGGCTGTGAGGGCATATCGCAGGCTGTGAGGAAGGAGGATTCAGGAGGAGGCTATGCTGGGCATCCACTTCCTGCACCACAGTATAGTCTGACACGGGGGGCAATATGGGGGATGGAGGAGCTTCGGGAAGGAGGTAAGGCATCTGGGAATCACTGGTGGACACCAGGTACTCCCCGTTCCAGAGGTTCCCCTCAACAGCTTGGGTTGGAAATGTTTGGTACCCCTGCTCAGGACCAGGGCTGGACGGCACGTTGGCAGAAAGTTGCCTGGCTGTGTTCTCTGAGGTGTAGGCTCCATCGGAAACCAGCTGGAACTGTATCTTCTTCTCATTCTCTTCTTCCTTCTTTTTGTCCAGAGAGCTGTTCAGTTGTCCAGGTGAAAGCACCACTCCTCCTGCTGGTGTGAAATCGCTTACTTGGGCATAAAAGTCCATGTTAACCCAGCTGGGCACAGCGGGTTGCTTTTGAATGGGCGTCTCCTCAACTTCTGATGTCTGTTGGACGCCAAGGTCAGGGATGGACGAGCTGCTTCTGGAAACCAGTGGGTGGTTATCTCCCCGTCCGGAATGGCCAGGCAGAAGGGTAGCCAAGTCCTCGGGATTTGGGATTTCTGGGTCGTAGCAGCTAGCACGACCTGAATCGTCGTCGCTTTTGAAATTCAGGACGTGAGAAGAGCCTGAGCGGGACAAGCCCAGCAGATGTTGTGTATCAGAGCTCTCATTCTTCTCTGCAGGGTCATCAAGGTCCAGCTGGATGAACTCCACCCATGGATCCTCATGGTAGAAGTCCGGCTTGTACATATCCTGACTGCTCAGCAAAGAATTGAGCTGGTCAAGCTTTCCATTCTGTCAGTGAAAGAGAGAATATATGCTGTTATTAGATAGGAAATAAgagctataaaaataaataaaactgggaTAGAAAAAAACTACacttaatcattttcaaaaacatttgtatgTCCTACATTACATTATTATGTGGGTATAAGTGTGTTTGTTTTCGATTGCTCTTGGGGTTTAATTGTTTCATGCTTACACATCACTCTAAAAATGGAGTACGAGGGTTGTTTAATTAACAAGTCCCCAAGCTTTTTTGGAGATTTTAATAATTATGGGATAACACCCACAACATGTCAACAATTTTGACCTTTTCAAAACAATCAAGTTCTGCAGTGATTCATGCCATTTTAAAACTCATGGAAAATTTGCACAGAGGCGTAATCATTtcagtaataattaaataattcttaTTTAAGACACTGGACAATAAATTTGCCATGCTGTATATACTGCATTACACATTCCTTGCAATTacaaatttaatttgtattaaaaaattaacaaaataaagtaCATGTTCATGTAAAGTTGTACATGTTTAATGCAGAATTACCTTCAGCAGCTCTGGGTCGATGCCTTTAATTTTAGGTGCAGGAATAGGTGGTAAAAATATTACCATCAACCTGTGAAAATAAATGAGCAAAATTTTGTAAATGAAaaactttatatgcatttgtaattgtgtgttgttcCAGGGGTTGTGTAGACAGAGCAATTCCCAGCATATagctaaacaagaaaaaaaaaaaaacttaaatattaatcttacattttttaataaaaactcacCTCTGCTGCTGAGAGAAGATGAGGAGGACAAGAAGAATCACCACTCCAATCATTCCAAAAATCAACACCAACGTCGTCGGGAACGTTGATTCTGTGCAAAGAGAAATGGTGTTTTCTTACCCTGGAGCAATTTGCTTAACTGATTCCTGATGGTTGAGCTGCACAGCTGCTTTCACTTTGTGCGAACAACAAGTAAAGTGTCTGGCGTCGACTAACCTTTGCTTGGTATCTGTGCCACATGCACAATGATGCTGTCACTGAATTCACCAAAGTTGTCAAAGGCTGTCATCTTGCAGCGCACCCGGACTTCATACTCTTTGTCAGTATGTAAACCGTAGATGGACTGCTGTGTGCCACTCTCCAGGTCCAGCTGCAATAAGAAATGACGAAAAAGTGAATATGAAAAGCACTTAACAAGGGATTGAGCAATTAACTAGCATTTGTGAGCCATAACATTTACTCAAAGAGAAAAATCGATATGTGGAAAGAACTGTACGTTTTTTTCCCAGGACTGTCAATTTAATGTGTTGAGAAATGGTAAACAGATTTAATGTTCATTTAGTTGACAAATTGCTAAATGGATTACAGTGGACTGTAGGGCAATGATATGTAAATAAAGCAATATTTAAAGCCACTTTTTCAATGCATATATAATAACATAATGACTTCCTTTGAGGGGCTTTTCtcaacaatattatttatttgttctccTCCAAGCCTTACATTTTCGTACTAATCTAGCTATATTTAACCCACAAAGAGAATAACTGTCAAGAACCTCACTAAAAATAATCCTAAAAGTTTATATCTGAAACTCTCTTGAGGACCCCAAAAAGCGAATGTGCTTGTATGTGACCTCAGCAGAGGGCCTACAGGAATAATTGTAACAGTGAATCATTCCCCTCTGATCTATTCAGGCCTGCCAACATACGGCAGTGATTAAACATGTGGCTCGGTGTGGTTTTTCGTGTGTCTGCTCAGGCTGGGCAGGACCGCTGGGCAGGCCGGGAGAACGTGGCTGTCAGGGAGTGTAAACCGAGAGAGCCCCTGAAGAGCCTGCCAGATGCAAAGATGTCCCAGAACTAAGCCTGAATTACAGAGCACATATGACTGCTCTGGACAAGCGGTGACCCTTTTAGAAAGAGTATATGAACACTGGTTTGCAATGTGTCTCCAACACAAATTGTATTTCTCAGAATACAATAAATAGCGTGGTACAGCCAATTTCCTCCACCGCAGTGCCTGGGAGTACATCAAGAGAGGAAGATCAAAACAGCTTCAGAATGTTCTGTGATGGTTCGATGAACTCCATAAACTTTCTTTTAAAGATGGCTTCTCTAGGTCTACAGTATTTCATGCCACAGCTCTGCTCATTTTTAACCCTCACTGGCTGATAAAAATGTTAAAGGTTAGGGTAACACTTAATTTGATGATGCCCTTGTTACAAGTTACATGTACTgtacttactatagtaataacaataaattatgcataattacatgcaactaaccctaaaccaaacccgaATCCTAACCCTAAACCATACAGTAAGTACAGTACATGTAGTTTATTAATAATACTTAATACTTACATGTAAATGAATTACATTGTAATAAGGAcagattaaaataaagtgtaaccagggcttgttttaatatattaatgtgaATGATAAATTATTTAAGCGGCATTTGTATATTTATGCATGCTTTTACAACCTTTTACCAGGACACTACagctagctagatagatagatagattaaataCTGCAATTTCAGTAGCTGGGTGAAAGTCCAAAGCACAAAATATCTGTGACTATAAGTCATGTGTATGGCTTTTAATCAAAATGAATCTCTCCCACACATAACACTGTTACTTTAATAGCTGCCTAGAAACATTTTAAGACATACCATTTCCCAGTGGGAGTTGTTTCTGACCCGGTACTGAACCTGGTACTCCAGGCTCATCCAGCCCATCTGCACATCTGCTGACGGAGGGGGAGCCCAGCGCACAAGGATGTCATAGTGCAACCCTGAGCGACTCACATTCAGCAGAGTCCAGTTCAGCCCAATTGGCGGGTCAGGATGCACTGAAAAGTCACAAAACATTTGAAGTCAGACCTGCAGCACAGATCATTCTGTAACTGGGTAAACCGCCATGGAGCAGTTTCACAGCTATAAACTCACCTATGTTCTCCACCGTAAAGCAGGCCTCATCATAGGTTATGTTCTCACGAACTGAGCGCAGCTGAATGCAGTAGGAGGTCCAGATCTGTGTGAAGGTCTTGTTGAAGTAGCACTCGTTTTTCACAGTACGTGTGTAGTCTGGACACTCCTGCCACTCAGAGAGGGCACTATATGACAGTCAATGaagaaataaacaattttattagATGTATAGAAATATTAGACACCTCAGTACAGTATATTTAATGTTATAATTtgagatttacaagaaatattttaactgctactatgtaaaaggaatactaCTGTAAAAAAGccccttttttgtttaaagtgtttgaaaaccaaatgttattgcacttttgttcatataggagtacttttaaatttaaaaagagcACAATACACTAATCTCGAATGCATTATTGAATTTTGTGcataacaagataaaaaaaaattgttgcccagcactaaatatattata
Protein-coding regions in this window:
- the ghra gene encoding growth hormone receptor a; the encoded protein is MAYSLLLSLLYLGMLCGNGLVSARSELFTPDPSRGPHFTGCRSREQETFRCWWSAGIFQNLTEPGALRVFYMTKHALSEWQECPDYTRTVKNECYFNKTFTQIWTSYCIQLRSVRENITYDEACFTVENIVHPDPPIGLNWTLLNVSRSGLHYDILVRWAPPPSADVQMGWMSLEYQVQYRVRNNSHWEMLDLESGTQQSIYGLHTDKEYEVRVRCKMTAFDNFGEFSDSIIVHVAQIPSKESTFPTTLVLIFGMIGVVILLVLLIFSQQQRLMVIFLPPIPAPKIKGIDPELLKNGKLDQLNSLLSSQDMYKPDFYHEDPWVEFIQLDLDDPAEKNESSDTQHLLGLSRSGSSHVLNFKSDDDSGRASCYDPEIPNPEDLATLLPGHSGRGDNHPLVSRSSSSIPDLGVQQTSEVEETPIQKQPAVPSWVNMDFYAQVSDFTPAGGVVLSPGQLNSSLDKKKEEENEKKIQFQLVSDGAYTSENTARQLSANVPSSPGPEQGYQTFPTQAVEGNLWNGEYLVSTSDSQMPYLLPEAPPSPILPPVSDYTVVQEVDAQHSLLLNPPSSQPAICPHSPNKHLPAMPTMPMGYLTPDFLGNLTP